A window of Terriglobales bacterium genomic DNA:
CTCGCGACCCGGTCGTGCTGCCAGATTCCATCGAGCCCTTGCGCCGGCATTTCCCGGGCTCCGAGCTCGTGATCCTGCAGGGCGTGGGTCACCTGCCCTACGAGGAAGCGCCGGAAGAATTCAACCGCGCTGTGCTGGGATTTCTGGCGAAAGAAGCGCCGCGCGAGGCCGGGCATGTCACAATCAGTGGCGGATGAAGGCCGCGCTGAAACGCGCCCTGCTGCTGGTGGTGGGCTGGGGCTTCGTGCTGGTGGGCATTGCTGGACTGTTCCTGCCCGTGCTGCAGGGCGTCCTGATGATCCTCATCGGACTGTTCATCCTTTCTTCCGAGTACGTCTGGGCGCACCACCTGCTGGAGAAGATGAAAGCGCGCTATCCCAGGCTGGCGGGAACGCTGGACCAGGCCAGGCATAAGAGCGCGGAGTGGATGCGCCGCCTCTTCCGCAGGGAAGTCGCAGTCGAGCGAGAAAAGTAAACCACCGCCGCGGAGAGAGGACAGCCGGGCGCAGAAAGGGCACAGCGGTGTTGGCAGGCATCAAATCGCTGCTTTCGGGCGTCGAGCGCGAAGCCTGGATCCGCTTCTTCGTCGCCGTCGCCGGGCTGACGGTAGCGTTCGCGGCGGCGGTGTTCTCCACCGTGTTCCGCGAGCAGGGCAACGTGTTTTACACCGCGGTAGCGGCGTCGGCCGCGCTGCTGATCGCCGGCCTCGTAGCCGTGACCTCGGTGCCGTATCTGGCGCGCCGGGTCGCGCTGGAGCGCGTCCGCGAAGCCTTCGATTACGACGTCACCCGCGAAGGCGTGGTCTATCTGGTGGTGGCGCTGGTCATCGGCATCGCGGCGCTCAACACCGGGAACAATCTGCTGTTCATCATCGTTTCGGCGATGCTCGCCGGGATCCTGGTCTCCGGCGTCGCCTCGGCCGGCGTGCTGCGCGGGCTGGAGCTGGAGGTCACGCTGCCTGCGCACTTGTTCGCCTGCCGCGCGGTCGCAGCGCGCATCACGCTGCGCAATACGCGCCGGACCGCGCCCTCGTTTTCCGTGAGCGTGGTGCCGCCGCGCCTCCGCAAGGCCGTCCACCACTGGTTGTGGGAGCGCTCCGTGTTCGCTTTTCCGGGGAACCGGCCGCCCGAGCGGCAATGGTTCCGCATGCCCGACCTGGCGCTCCGGCGCGTCACCACGGCGGCGGTGGAGAGCGGCATCCTGAAGCAGCCGGTGTACTTTCCCTATCTGCCGGCGCGCGCCGCGCAAACCGCCGATCTCGAGCTGCGGTTTGAGCGTCGCGGGCGCTACCGCCAGGATGGCCTGGGCGTGGCCACTCGCTTCCCCTTCTCTTTCCTGGTGAAGACGCGGCGC
This region includes:
- a CDS encoding PGPGW domain-containing protein; amino-acid sequence: MKAALKRALLLVVGWGFVLVGIAGLFLPVLQGVLMILIGLFILSSEYVWAHHLLEKMKARYPRLAGTLDQARHKSAEWMRRLFRREVAVEREK
- a CDS encoding DUF58 domain-containing protein; amino-acid sequence: MLAGIKSLLSGVEREAWIRFFVAVAGLTVAFAAAVFSTVFREQGNVFYTAVAASAALLIAGLVAVTSVPYLARRVALERVREAFDYDVTREGVVYLVVALVIGIAALNTGNNLLFIIVSAMLAGILVSGVASAGVLRGLELEVTLPAHLFACRAVAARITLRNTRRTAPSFSVSVVPPRLRKAVHHWLWERSVFAFPGNRPPERQWFRMPDLALRRVTTAAVESGILKQPVYFPYLPARAAQTADLELRFERRGRYRQDGLGVATRFPFSFLVKTRRMPFRREVIVYPSVEPTDEFFEVLPLITGEFEAFVRGRGYDLYRIREYMPEDSARHVDWKATAKSMSLKVREFTREDERKLRIVWDNPPPDAVPADAYENAVALGASLAWHFAGEDTDLSFAAAGYPGGGDVYDFLRYLALVQPADAPSVLDALEVTDDYNVILTARARGSIPTRLWACSYFIFLEKDPDAAEQRTAPSGHVPPAAQPGKPNSHLPL